The Primulina eburnea isolate SZY01 chromosome 18, ASM2296580v1, whole genome shotgun sequence genome segment ttatttatctcAATAATAAATCTCTTTTTCCAAAAATCTTCAATGAATTAAATATCATAATTAGGACTCCAAAAATATGGTATTATCATCATAATTTTTGAGCTCTATATGCAGTCACAAGGCAGCCGTGAAGCTGTCACAAGGCTTGACTCAGAACTTCGTCTATTTTGTCCTTCTTGCACAGTTTAATTTTGGCAACTTCAAATgtgaaaaaaatcaattttttagcTCAAATTTACTCCAAAACCATAAAATTTCCTTCTATAACAAAATAACACAAAAATGTATCAATTAAACTTGTTGGAAGTGAGAACATGAGAAATttgataacaaaaatacaaactatTACGACCTTATCAAATTTTATCGTCTTTCTCGGGCTTGTTACAATATGAAATGAAATGACCCCTTCTTCCCACAATTAAAAAGCTTTATTGTCATCATATTGATCTTTATTACGAAAAGAATTGAATCTAGACTGATTTTTCTTCATAAACTTGAAGAGATAAATCTCAATTCCCCGGCTAGATTATTTTTCCAAAGAAATAGCCACTTAAGATGCCTTAAATTGGTGAAATTGGGTACCGTACCCGTAAATGAGTTATTAGCGATGCTTATAATAACAAGCTTAGAAGCATTGTTTATAGTAACTGGGATAGCTCCATTGAGGTTGTTGCCAGCTAGATCGAGGAATTCTAAATTTGGAAGAGAAATCCCCATATTTCTCGGAAGTTGACCTTCAAAGTGGTTGAAAGAAAGCTGCAGTCCTCTTAGCGTTGAGATGTTGAAAATGGAAACAGGAATGGACCCGGATAAGCCATTTGAAAAAAAGTTAAGATTCTCAAGTTTAAGATTACCAAGCTCAGAGGGTATCTCTCCTGCAAACAAAGTTAGCAATGGCTAAAAATCCCAACAACCGAATTAGTAATAATATGAAGAAATTAGCGTAACAAGTAGAAAACCTGTCATCTTGTTATATCTTACATCCAAGAGCTTGAGTCGAGTCAAGTTCACAACTTGCTTTGGAATAGCGCCTGTGAATTCATTAATTGACGGAATTAGAATCGAAAGCTTTCTGCAATTAAGTAAGTTGGGAAAGATTTGCCCTCTCAAGCGATTTGATTGAAGTGCCAGCAGCTCAAGATTCGGGAGCTGAACGTCCAATGGGAGGCTTCCAGACAAGTCGTTGGAAGAAAGACCAAGCACTCTCACAGAAGATAAGTTGAAGATAACAGATGGAATTTCACGAGAGATTGAGTTACTCATCGCGTTGAGTATCTCTAACACACAAGAACTATATCTAATATTGGGAGAGTCATTTCACATTCAacctaaaattatttattagaaatattCCATAAGAACtcataattttctttttttaatataaaaaagtaaaatcatcatcatcatcataccctaaagtttaaaaaattacatatatattttgctATAACTTCATGGTTAAAGACAACATTAGCGATcaaatatttcatattttttgaAGTTTAGAGATCAAAATTGTTACTTCGAAATGTTTAGGCACTTGAAGTATTTATGTTAGGGACTTAATTAACTGTTTGAATTGTTTAGAAACTTAAATTGTTACTTCAGTTTAATGTTTTACCTTCAATATTGTTTGTGCCAACGTATAATATCTTGAGCTTTGTCAACTCCCCAATCTCTTTTGGTATGCTTCCATTAAATTCATTATACGACAAGGACAATATCTCCAGTGATTTACACTTGTATATGTTTGAAGGAATCACCCCAGAGAGACTGTTCAAAGATAACGCGAGTATGTTTAGTTTGGACAAATTGTCACACATGTTCATCGGGATCGTGCCTGAAAAGCTATTATGCGTGAGACCAAGACCTCGGAGGGACGAAAGATTGCCTATTTCTTGTGGAAGAGTTCCATGTAGAGAATTATAGGACATACGAAATATCTCTAATTTTGAAAGGTTGGACATACGAGGGATGACCCCAGCAAAACTGTTGTTATTCAGCCAGATTTGCTCAAGTTCTGTCAAGGCACCAAGAAACATGGGAATAGTTCCTGTCAAATTGTTGGCTCCTAAGTTCAACACTTTCAATCTACGCAAACCTGATAATTCTTCCGGTACTCGACCAGTGAAGCTATTCGAACCGAGgtccaaagatctcaaaaacgtCAAGTTTCCAAGATGTGGTGCGATGGTGCCTTCAAGATTCCAACCATGGAGGTCCAGAGCTGTGATCCTCTTGTTACGTCGACTACATGAAACACCAACCCAGAAACATAATGAAGCTCCGTTCATGGTCGACCAATTTCTTGCCAATATATTAAAAGGGTCTCGAGTTATTCTTGATTTGAATGCGAGAAGCGATTCTTCATCTGTAGTCAAGTTCAGATTTGTTCTCGCAAATGTTacaaatatagaaaaattgagTACTACGAAAAGTGAAAAAAACATGGGAAATAAGAGTTTCTTCatgatatttttcttcttaattAATGCTGGAGATTGATGCATATTATTTTATAGTTATATGGGGTCAACGAGTCTTCCCCAAAACGAGTCTTCTCCAAAACGAGTCTTCCACGTCAATTTGTGGGTCGACATTTtctgaatattttgaaataattattgAATATTTTGTCATTCAAACATCTCCTCATGATGTAAGAAAAAAAATACCATCCatgtattttataaaaattttataaaaaaaattaagtttatGGCTTTATTCTTTGCAAAGGAGAGCTTAATATGTATTTTATATGTAAATTTAATAAGTTCTTTTGGGTACTTTGAATGTAATTGGAATTCCTGACCAACTAATGTTTATGACTTAACCGATACTCCAACTAAAGgttgatataaaatatgaataatattaattttaaaattaaaaaaaatatttttatttagtataTCATATTAAATTAATACTGTGTTGATGTTGAAGTTCGGCAAGTGATATTTGCTTCTGCCATTAACTTTCCACAAAATAGAGTGTAAGCTTTTCTTTTGGAAGTCGTCGTCAACGATATCATTGTAACGCGGAGCACATTTCTTTGTCTGTGCCAAATTTGGTagaatcattttattttttaatacaaatttaaacataaaaaataattataatattatttatttatattaattataaataattaggatttaatgatttataaataatataatagtcTAATACaaattcaaataattaatataacaatacaattcataactaGATTGAAACACATAATTGAAATACAAATGCAAATTGAGACACATAATTCAAATACAAATGcaaagttaaattatatataataattaaagtataaacttaattattattatttacatttattaataatataatatagaaattactaattaagaattgatatattaaaataaaaagaatatttcgataatatttttttagtgtaagatttgaagtaaattaattggggatgaatattgtatattgTGCAGGAATCACATTATTTTATTGTAAAACTTGGACCGAAATATATTTTGTGGTTGAAGTTTGCCTACGATACTTACATATCACTCATGATAGAGCGCCTATGTTCTCAAGAAATGAGTGATGTTACAttatataaaaatgttatgaAAGAATTAATCGAAAACGAAGAAAATATCAACACCAAAAATTATGTTTGTTCGTAAAAAATGTACTACATGGCCAATCGACACCCCAAGAGATCAATTCTCAAATTTCAAACATACTATTGTTTGAGCTAAATAATCGAGTTGAGGAGTTTGGGGTTTGTACTCATGAGTTACTACATTCCGCTCCATGCAAGTTTCTATGGCATCGAGTTCTTTCGAGTTAAACTACTTGAACTATTTGAGCTGAACgttttgttagagtagatgccctgcaagccaacggttggctagggaatttattgactcaaatgaaataaacaatttttattttaatataatttaacttttaatggtttcgtgatactttatctgtatacccatgcaatcagcatagataaagtccttgattatgcttcatacaaatgaatcgtaattcgatgttgaaactcatttgtaaacactgcatattctaaattcgttcctagtcgattcagccgcctaaaacatggataaaggtcgcttgagctcgagactagcatctgtgatgttgtgtactgcgtttcttggtaagggcataaagatgtccaaacatgcagatgggtagtcatatgatgattataccgaacaaccctccctcggactttccaagtggttatcattcatcgagatgataagtccgtggttatgatagtacaccattagtccttacgacccgggacaacactgaggctctatatgctagggctgtgatttgactcgtttaccggctccaggagagtcatcaggtggcgaggttgggtacagttgcgacacatataggagccagtgcattgtagtcggggattcaccactcacctatgggtgtggatatcctatgtgatctaatgaaataatagtgcatggaatctctggccagagtatgagatgtacgttagagaaggagttctcaaatagtacacgcgatgccactattatagttatcacatagttatcgaattaatatgcaaccctcgatgaaccaatggttgcagattcgatcgggatatatgagatgaagggaccgtactgtacgttaatcataatcgactggttcttgcaggcactatcagtgatacctaggggatcatggggcgatgctactagacgctcttaccatgatccgatttGTGCattcagaaatgagttctgacattcttgatcaaggtgttgataaaaagaatggggctaactagggtaagcccgaataaaggattatgtcctgaatcacaaagagttgtgaacccacgactagctgtatccctgaaccattgagggtcacacaagcactggattgtttgttcccgttgagagaataaattcaaggagttgaatttatattatgatatagtaaattcaaagagttgaatttatgataattgaattttgagaaaataaattcaagcagttgaatttataaaatttgagaatttaatttattaaactcaaatgttgggtttattaaatattaaattttggaggcgatgtaaattcaagtagttgaatttataatttaaataataaattcaaatgttgaatttataatttatttaatttattaagctcaaaagttgagttgattaattaataaattaaatatggtggataatatgtttaatgggcttgtagggctacaagtccaacatactaaataattaaagttttaatggactttgattaaattaattaaactagttagactagcccaattaattaaatcaagcccattgatgttaattatgtaattagggtttaatttaattataaatacacATGTTAATTAAAAACCCCAACCTACCACAACACCATTCACGTGAGCCTCCATCCAaatcaaagaaaaaaattgGCCACCTCCTTTAGAGGAAAATATTGTgccgtctctcaatttttctctcctacgaaaaatatcttccatattttctagtgcaaattggaagaggaacacactatctagtcgtggacttgataggaggatttcatcgaagaaagttcgtagggaatcaacaagagctaatccgtttataccggattagttggagtccAGTGAATTTAatttcacaaaggtataattttctaaacatcctatgcatgtttaatttatgataaaatcatacgaacgtccaaagcaaaattattttgtttttcaaaataaaataaaattttaaaacttccgctgcgtttggacgtatagaaaaccggatccaacagtggtatcagagccaggttttctgaatcgtatgattttaaatcatattgaataatttattctaaccacacaagaaaatttttcaaaaaattgatgcaccataaaaattttattttttccagattttcgaaataaataaataaaaaaataaatctgcccggaactgttccgggcagtccgTGCGCGCAGGGCCGCGCACGGCAGCGCGCAGCGGGCGCGCAGGCGCCGGACGCCTGCGCGCACCGCGCTAGCGCAGGCGCCGGGCGCCTGCGCCACCAGCGCTAGCGCAGGCGTCCGACGCCTGCGCACACCTCCCGACGCCTGCGCGCCCCGCGTTGCGCACGGCGAGCGCGCGGCGCGCGCGCGGCGTGCAAGCGCGCTGGCGCGCGCAGCGGCGGAGCGTCCGCACGCTACGCGCACAGTCTGctgccactgcccgaaacgttcgggcagcgggcgggcagcaagggcggctgcccgggatcgtctcgggaagcgtgctGAATGGTGGGCTTGAATTTTTTGGGCCCaaggtgcaattttctgatttttcaaatttttgggtaaaattgatatttttgaaaattggtttgatttttatttttgaaaattaatttttgaaaaattaataattttcttttgaaataaataattagaatatgattttaattatttatggtaaaaatgagtttttacaagaaatcaattattattgatttaattggaaattaaataaaggagtttatttaatttattaaatcttttaataattgtggtggttagtgataaaattattagatatatgattgatcaattaattaaattgtttaattaaattaatgttaatatttgatattaaatgcatgaaggatgatcgagagccttgaccaatgtgttaggtgtatgttaggatattttactgttttattcgttttgttgatatttgatattattaaagtgggcctggtttatggcccgttcccaccccatgagatgtatcccttatgtgccatggctatttaaatgtaattattagaaatagtgggagatcaagactggaagatggtgggcccgatgaacgagatgaagacatgtaaaatattggaagctcttgtaatagttgcatttgcatccctacattcacctaggtttggacctggatccatgtttggctcacatggatctaatagtattggtgatcgatcatccttatttattgttgaatgtcatattatgatatatgtgatatatagtagtatgcaagtatgtatattattatataatatagttgcatgaatccggcaaacatacaaactcgtggcacgcgatttttaaattaaaatgatgagacatttttaaaattaaaatccctcattttgaatatgattcaaaatttatatcaaaccggaaaagtaaaaattaaaagagtttaatttttccttgccttccatcaaccgtggttgcatgttgatcgctacccgcggacagtgtctggctcatattattggggaggcctggacgccggaaagctgtgacttccaccggacatatgatgtgaattgagtggaactcccatgacttcggctcatattattgggggaactcatggcgaccgtccactacaattcaacattgatgggtcggtttgacacgcgaaaataaacgacgtcatattattgggtccttattaaacgtgaggcaaaacacgcggaggttgcatagggatgcaattggattctaccttttagaaattataattggctgatattattcgggattataattggctaattggactctacgtgcccactaaggaaatacgatttccctttttcatcagagggtggtggaaatgtcaaaaataGTGGGTGATGATACCCCcgtaagagcccgggtcatggatgacccggaatatcaaatggattcccaaatccgagagtctgcaggtggattcttctggagccgggcaggtgcaagcccatgctctactctccgggcagtcataggcctgggctcttgtataaatctccagggaggcattctacccggccacctcgatatgagcaccgcactcgagtatactagcagaataggatgtgggcgactgtcccatctctgacaccgtgccgatgagttgacatgtcagaatatagggtgtgcttagccgtcctactataattggtaggtagcacggagaacgaggtcatcattactcctcatactataaataccaggttctctCTTTACATTTACATTGGATTCAtcacaccaatatcacagccatcacttggctacattggttttcttgcttgagtaccctgctgacttaagcatcggagtggtcacgccggacacccctccggcgcccattcacgagttcctctCCTTGTCTGCAGGTCATAGTGGAAGCTATAGCTCACAAGTTCATCTACTTTGCTCATTTTCCTGAACAACATTATAAATTATTGAttcgatccggtggagcacccgaccctgctcatccatTTCGCCAGGATCGCATCATTTAAGGGATGTGTGATGATACCCCCGTAAGAGCctgggtcatggatgacccggaatatcaaatagattcccaaatccgagagtctgcaggtggattcttctggagccgggcaggtgcaagcccatgctctactctccgggcagtcataggcctgggctcttgtataaatctccagggaggcattctacccggccacctcgatatgagcaccgcactcgagtatactagcagaataggatgtgggcgattgtcccatctctgacaccgtgccgatgagttgacatgtcagaatatagggtgtgcttagccgtcctactataattggtaggtagcacggagaacgaggtcatcattacttttcatactataaataccaggttctctCTTTACATTTACATTGGATTCAtcacaccaatatcacagccatcacttggctacattggttttcttgtttgagtaccctgctgacttaagcatcggagtggtcacgccggacacccctccggcgcccattcacgagttcctctCCTTGTCTGCAGGTCATAGTGGAAGCTATAGCTCACAAGTTCATCTACTTTGCTCATTTTCCTGAACAACATTATAAATTATTGAttcgatccggtggagcacccgaccctgctcatccatttcgccaggatcgcatcattggcgccgtctgtgggaaattgagctcaagacgtagatatggtttccATTCAAAAATAAGCCCAACTCTGCTTGGCAAACATACAAGTCCGACCAGCTCGGCCCTCAGATCTTATATGTGGATTTTATATGGGCTCAAAGTTCAGCAGCTATCCCGGATTGAGGTGGAAGATCATTTGTTGTGCACTCAGCAGCATACAGCTATATTAGTCAACTAATATCGCTCAACCAGAGAAGTTTCACACTACCAAAAATAAATTCGGATTCAGTATTTCCAGGTTAGTGAtttggtttttaataaaactaata includes the following:
- the LOC140819636 gene encoding uncharacterized protein — translated: MHQSPALIKKKNIMKKLLFPMFFSLFVVLNFSIFVTFARTNLNLTTDEESLLAFKSRITRDPFNILARNWSTMNGASLCFWVGVSCSRRNKRITALDLHGWNLEGTIAPHLGNLTFLRSLDLGSNSFTGRVPEELSGLRRLKVLNLGANNLTGTIPMFLGALTELEQIWLNNNSFAGVIPRMSNLSKLEIFRMSYNSLHGTLPQEIGNLSSLRGLGLTHNSFSGTIPMNMCDNLSKLNILALSLNSLSGVIPSNIYKCKSLEILSLSYNEFNGSIPKEIGELTKLKILYVGTNNIEGAIPKQVVNLTRLKLLDVRYNKMTGEIPSELGNLKLENLNFFSNGLSGSIPVSIFNISTLRGLQLSFNHFEGQLPRNMGISLPNLEFLDLAGNNLNGAIPVTINNASKLVIISIANNSFTGTVPNFTNLRHLKWLFLWKNNLAGELRFISSSL